TGAACGTGAAGCGGCGAGTATCTTTGCCGGCCCACATTTCGGTTTCGAGCAAGTGCTTGATGATTTCCTCGGTCAGTTTTTCGCCATCGAGCTTCGGCGCTAGGCGCACCCCGGGTGCCGACTCACTGGGTGGCGAGGTTGAGGGAGCAGTGCGCGGCGCAGAAATTGGTGCCGGGACAGTTGGTATGGTGCTGGGAGTCTCAGGCTGATCTTCGCCGGCAACTTCGCTCATTACGGCGCCGCTGGCGGCCACATCAAAGCCCTTGGGCCAGCGCGTGCTCTTGTCGTACTTGGCCCCCTTCAGCTTGACTCCTTCCATGTAGTACAGCGTGCAAGTGAAGACCGCGCCGCGCAAGTCAGACTCGCGCAGATCAGCCTTCAGCACATCGCCGATGCCTTGGCACCCGCGCAGATTCGCGCCGCGCAACTTGCTGCTTTGGAACGAAATATTGCCGAGGTCGGTTCCTGCAAAAATCGCCCCACTCAGATCAGCACTCTGCATCGAGACGGCTTTGAACGTCGCATCGCGAAAGTCAGCGCCGGCGGCCTCAGCGCCGTTGAAGGTGCTGCTGGTCAGATCGGCGTTTTGAAAATTCGCCTTGGCGACCACGGCATTGGCAAAGCGCGTGAGGAACAAATTGGCATCTTCAAAGTTTGCACCTGCGAGGTTCTTGTTCGAGAAGTCCCGCATCCGCAGGTCTTTTCCCTGGTAGTCCTCAGCCACTAGCAGCCCACTCATAACCACGCCCAGCGCAACGATCGCCGCAGGGCAGGAATAAAGAAAACGGCGCACGCTCATGGGGCTTCCCTTTCGCAAAGAAGTTCCAGCCGGAGTAGAGTCTCCGCCGGATCAGCCCCCCATCGTACTGGCGTAGGCCGGTCAAACGTCTAGTGCAGGTGAAAGATTCACGGCGCGAACGTGCCACGCAGACGGTTAGTTCTTCGTCTTCAGCAGCGCTGCAAGGTGGTCTTCCACATCGCGCACCGGTTGCCAATCGGCTTGGTACGTCGCGGGGACAAAGCGCGATTGCTGGGCTGCTGCATAAGCTTTTTCCAGCGAAGTACCCGGCCATGGGAAATCGAGGAAAGCGGTTTTTACTTTTTGCACCAATTCGGGATGCAACTGATGGGCATGGGCGAAACAGGCGGGCGGGAATGTCTTCGATTGATAGACCGAGCGAATCGAGTCCTTGGCAAAATCGTCGCGGCTGATGATTCGCTGCAGCAGGTCGCTGGCCACGGGCGCGGCGTCACCACGATTCGCGGCAATGTCTTTGATCGCCCGTTCCTGGCCGTTCACGAATACGGCCGTGTAATCTCGCTCGGGCTGCAGCTGAAACTCCTTCCACAACAGCGTCAGCGGGGCCTTGAAGCCCGAGTGTGAATAAGTCGACGTGAACAGAATCTTCTGGCTTCCTTTGAGCTGCGCCACTTCCTGCACGCGGCTCTTGGCGGGGACGATGATCTCCATCTGATAGCCAAACTTGCCATCGTCATCGGCCATCACGCAAAAAGGCACCGCGCCCCCTTCGTTCACGCCGATAGTGACCGCACCCGTGTTGAGGCACGCCAGGTGAACCTTCCCTTCACGCAAATCGCGAGCTTGCTGCACCGGTGGCGGCACTGCCTGGCCAGGCGCAACCCCCAGTTGCTCGGGGCGCAACATCAGGTGCACCCGCTTGCCTGTGACCTGCTGCAAGTGCGTTACGAAGTCGGCCCACTGCTCCTGCTCTCGAGCTAGATCATTCCCCAGCACTTCGAACTCGATCGTCTCGGGATCGAGCCAGTGCTGAGCGTCGGTGGGAGCATCGGCAACCAGGTCCCCGTCCTTATCGACCAAGCCCGCTGCCAGGCCAGTCGGCGCGAGGAGGGCTTGCTGCACACTGCCGAGAAAATTCACCGGCTGCGGCTCGCGCTGAGCTTGCACATAGAGCGTGCCAAACACTGCGATTACCAGCGCTGCCAGTGGTACCACCACCAGCAGCACATTCTTCGGCGAGAAGCCCGTCGTACGATCACCCTGCGATCCAGTCGCGACATCCGTGTTCATACAGACACCTCGCTCAGCGGCCGACA
Above is a window of Anatilimnocola aggregata DNA encoding:
- a CDS encoding pentapeptide repeat-containing protein, producing the protein MSVRRFLYSCPAAIVALGVVMSGLLVAEDYQGKDLRMRDFSNKNLAGANFEDANLFLTRFANAVVAKANFQNADLTSSTFNGAEAAGADFRDATFKAVSMQSADLSGAIFAGTDLGNISFQSSKLRGANLRGCQGIGDVLKADLRESDLRGAVFTCTLYYMEGVKLKGAKYDKSTRWPKGFDVAASGAVMSEVAGEDQPETPSTIPTVPAPISAPRTAPSTSPPSESAPGVRLAPKLDGEKLTEEIIKHLLETEMWAGKDTRRFTFNYKSLKIAEPRQGTTLGDIASGKKRIVTPVRVQLEMIKAYDNNETRKTDIHQDYEFFRDEFGTWSYRFQGNR
- a CDS encoding PhnD/SsuA/transferrin family substrate-binding protein, with product MNTDVATGSQGDRTTGFSPKNVLLVVVPLAALVIAVFGTLYVQAQREPQPVNFLGSVQQALLAPTGLAAGLVDKDGDLVADAPTDAQHWLDPETIEFEVLGNDLAREQEQWADFVTHLQQVTGKRVHLMLRPEQLGVAPGQAVPPPVQQARDLREGKVHLACLNTGAVTIGVNEGGAVPFCVMADDDGKFGYQMEIIVPAKSRVQEVAQLKGSQKILFTSTYSHSGFKAPLTLLWKEFQLQPERDYTAVFVNGQERAIKDIAANRGDAAPVASDLLQRIISRDDFAKDSIRSVYQSKTFPPACFAHAHQLHPELVQKVKTAFLDFPWPGTSLEKAYAAAQQSRFVPATYQADWQPVRDVEDHLAALLKTKN